One Sodalis praecaptivus DNA segment encodes these proteins:
- the ycaR gene encoding protein YcaR, whose amino-acid sequence MDHRLLEIVACPVCNGKLYYNKERQELICKSDALAYPLRDGIPVLLESEARAITLDETNS is encoded by the coding sequence ATGGATCATCGCCTATTGGAAATCGTCGCTTGCCCGGTCTGTAACGGCAAACTTTATTACAACAAAGAACGACAAGAACTGATTTGTAAGTCCGATGCGCTGGCTTACCCCTTGCGCGACGGTATCCCTGTGCTGCTGGAGAGCGAAGCGCGCGCCATCACATTGGACGAGACAAATTCATGA
- the cmoM gene encoding tRNA uridine 5-oxyacetic acid(34) methyltransferase CmoM, giving the protein MQDRNFDDIAEKFARNIYGTTKGKIRQAVLWQDLQGLLAQLPQRPLSILDAGGGEGRMAAQLAALGHEVVLCDLSAQMIDRAQQQAIALGVERRFRCVHGAIQDIATHLERPADLILCHAVLEWVAQPEALLQILNQCLAGDGALSLMFYNKHGLVMRNMLLGNMAFVAAGMPKRKKRSLMPDHPCDPDDVYRWLGKMGLQPIGKSGVRVFHDYLQNKQQQQDEFTALLAMEQRYCRQEPFISMGRYIHVMARKPTLKDAL; this is encoded by the coding sequence ATACAGGATCGCAATTTCGACGATATCGCCGAAAAATTCGCGCGCAACATCTACGGCACCACGAAAGGAAAGATCCGCCAGGCGGTCTTATGGCAAGATCTTCAGGGCCTGCTGGCGCAACTGCCCCAGCGGCCGCTGTCCATTTTGGACGCCGGCGGCGGCGAAGGACGCATGGCCGCCCAACTGGCGGCGCTGGGACACGAGGTGGTGCTGTGCGATCTGTCGGCGCAAATGATAGACCGCGCGCAACAGCAGGCGATAGCGCTGGGGGTGGAGCGGCGCTTTCGCTGCGTACACGGCGCGATACAGGATATCGCAACGCATTTGGAAAGGCCGGCCGATCTGATATTGTGTCATGCGGTACTGGAATGGGTCGCGCAGCCCGAAGCGTTGTTGCAAATACTTAATCAGTGCCTGGCCGGGGATGGCGCGTTGTCATTAATGTTTTACAATAAACACGGCCTGGTGATGCGCAACATGCTGTTGGGCAATATGGCATTTGTCGCGGCCGGTATGCCGAAAAGGAAAAAACGGTCGTTGATGCCCGACCATCCTTGCGATCCCGACGACGTGTATCGCTGGTTGGGAAAAATGGGACTGCAGCCAATAGGCAAAAGCGGCGTGCGGGTGTTTCATGATTATCTGCAGAACAAACAGCAACAACAGGATGAATTTACCGCACTGCTGGCGATGGAACAACGCTATTGTCGGCAGGAGCCATTTATAAGTATGGGGCGTTATATCCACGTGATGGCGCGTAAACCCACCCTGAAGGACGCACTATGA
- a CDS encoding YcbJ family phosphotransferase has translation MEQLRVELSAVLGEPLSRLERISEQPYAHLYAMYDREGHALSLVAKSYLCPGIAQQEAYKLSMLAREGEIRLPTVYGLILSQHPPYKELLLMERLRGVPVEAPTRTPERWQRLQEQIVDGILAWHRIDSHGLVGTVDSTQENRWPAWYSQRIEVIWSTLSKVSAPLLSHDDRVLLFRTRQCLPRLFDDFNEGCVLVHGNLSLRSMLKDPRSDQLLAMLNPGTVLWAPREYDLSRLSDEGMSEALLFHYLSRAPVAEAFLCRRWLYAIWEAAARYIHTGQLDHDLFVRAGRELIPWLD, from the coding sequence ATGGAACAATTACGCGTTGAGTTAAGCGCCGTTTTAGGGGAGCCGTTGAGTCGGCTTGAACGCATCAGCGAGCAACCTTATGCCCACTTGTATGCTATGTACGACAGAGAGGGCCATGCGCTGTCCCTGGTGGCGAAAAGTTACTTGTGTCCGGGCATCGCCCAGCAGGAAGCCTACAAGCTGTCGATGCTGGCCCGGGAGGGCGAGATACGGTTGCCGACGGTATATGGCCTGATTTTATCCCAACATCCCCCCTACAAAGAGCTGCTCTTAATGGAACGGCTGCGGGGCGTGCCGGTCGAGGCGCCAACCCGCACGCCGGAACGCTGGCAGCGGCTTCAGGAGCAGATCGTCGATGGCATCCTCGCCTGGCACCGCATCGATAGCCACGGCCTGGTAGGGACCGTCGACAGTACCCAGGAGAATCGCTGGCCTGCATGGTATTCACAGCGGATCGAGGTCATCTGGTCGACCCTGAGTAAAGTCTCGGCGCCGTTGCTTTCCCATGACGATCGAGTATTGCTGTTCCGTACCCGGCAGTGTTTGCCGCGGCTCTTTGACGACTTCAACGAGGGGTGTGTGCTGGTACACGGCAACCTGTCGCTGCGCAGTATGCTTAAGGATCCCCGCAGCGACCAGCTATTGGCGATGTTGAATCCGGGGACGGTGCTGTGGGCACCGCGGGAATACGACCTTTCGCGGCTGAGCGACGAAGGAATGAGCGAAGCGCTGCTGTTTCATTATCTCAGCCGCGCGCCGGTGGCGGAGGCGTTTCTTTGCCGACGCTGGCTATACGCCATCTGGGAGGCGGCGGCGCGCTATATTCACACCGGCCAGTTGGACCACGACCTGTTCGTGCGCGCGGGACGCGAACTGATCCCGTGGCTGGACTAA
- the elyC gene encoding envelope biogenesis factor ElyC, translating into MLFTLKKFIGGLLLPLPLLLLVMGAGLVLLWLNRGPKIARLLLSVGWLLLLALSLQPVADRLLAPLEAHYPTWQPRGETVKWIVVLGGGYTWNPHWPPSANLINNSLPRVTEGIRQWRAHPGATMVFTGAAAPGNPVSSAEAASRVAQSLGVPASAIVVLDSPRDTRQEAASVAMLVGQAPLMLVTSANHLPRAMGFFTAAGLKPLPVPANQLAIESPLQPQEKILPSPLWLGHSERVWYETLGQAWQWLLGIADRAAPSGNRGPTPVKDADVRG; encoded by the coding sequence ATGCTGTTTACCCTGAAAAAATTCATCGGCGGTCTGTTGTTACCGTTACCGCTGCTGCTGTTGGTGATGGGCGCCGGGCTGGTGTTGCTGTGGCTAAACCGCGGGCCGAAAATCGCCAGGCTGCTGCTGTCCGTAGGCTGGCTGTTGTTGCTGGCGCTGAGCCTGCAGCCGGTTGCCGACCGCCTGCTGGCCCCGCTGGAGGCCCATTATCCCACGTGGCAGCCCCGCGGCGAAACCGTGAAGTGGATTGTGGTCCTGGGCGGGGGGTATACCTGGAATCCCCATTGGCCGCCCAGCGCCAATTTGATTAACAATAGCTTGCCGCGCGTGACGGAAGGGATCCGTCAATGGCGCGCCCACCCTGGCGCGACGATGGTGTTTACCGGCGCCGCCGCGCCCGGCAATCCCGTCAGCAGCGCCGAGGCCGCCTCGCGCGTGGCGCAGAGTTTGGGAGTGCCGGCATCGGCCATTGTGGTGCTCGATAGCCCGCGGGACACCCGTCAGGAAGCGGCAAGCGTCGCCATGCTGGTGGGGCAAGCGCCGCTGATGCTGGTCACCTCAGCCAATCATCTGCCGCGGGCGATGGGCTTTTTTACCGCCGCAGGGCTTAAGCCGCTGCCGGTGCCGGCAAATCAGCTCGCGATCGAGAGCCCACTGCAGCCGCAGGAAAAGATATTGCCCTCGCCGCTGTGGCTGGGCCACAGCGAGCGCGTCTGGTATGAAACCCTCGGCCAAGCCTGGCAATGGCTGTTGGGCATAGCGGATCGCGCCGCGCCGTCCGGGAACCGCGGCCCGACGCCGGTCAAGGATGCCGACGTAAGAGGTTAA
- the kdsB gene encoding 3-deoxy-manno-octulosonate cytidylyltransferase → MSFIAIIPARFASSRLPGKPLADINGKPMVVRVMERAQASGADRVIVATDHAGVVEAVERAGGEVCLTRPDHQSGTERLQEVIDRYDFADDRIIVNVQGDEPLIPPQIIRQVADNLAGADAGMATLAVPITTAEEAFNPNAVKVVVDARGYALYFSRATIPWDREGFARSREHLSHGLLRHIGIYAYRADFIRRYVSWSASPLEKIEILEQLRVLWYGEKIHVAVASVAPGMGVDTPEELAQVRLLQQQLE, encoded by the coding sequence ATGAGTTTCATCGCCATTATTCCCGCCCGTTTCGCCTCCAGTCGCCTGCCCGGTAAGCCGCTGGCCGATATCAACGGCAAACCCATGGTGGTGCGCGTCATGGAACGGGCACAAGCCTCCGGCGCCGATCGGGTCATTGTCGCCACCGATCATGCCGGCGTGGTCGAGGCGGTAGAGCGGGCCGGCGGCGAAGTGTGCCTGACCCGCCCCGATCATCAGTCCGGCACCGAGCGACTCCAAGAGGTCATCGACAGATATGACTTCGCCGACGATCGGATAATCGTCAACGTGCAGGGGGACGAGCCGCTCATTCCGCCGCAAATCATTCGCCAGGTGGCGGATAATCTGGCGGGCGCCGATGCCGGTATGGCCACGCTGGCGGTCCCTATCACCACGGCGGAAGAGGCGTTCAACCCCAACGCGGTCAAAGTGGTGGTGGATGCGCGCGGTTACGCGCTCTATTTCTCACGCGCTACGATCCCCTGGGATCGCGAAGGGTTTGCCCGCAGCCGCGAGCACCTCTCCCACGGTCTGCTGCGTCATATTGGTATTTATGCTTACCGCGCCGACTTTATCCGCCGCTATGTCAGCTGGTCGGCCAGCCCGCTGGAAAAAATTGAGATCCTCGAACAGCTGCGCGTCTTGTGGTATGGAGAGAAAATACATGTCGCGGTAGCAAGCGTGGCGCCCGGCATGGGCGTAGACACGCCGGAAGAATTGGCGCAGGTTCGTTTGTTGCAGCAGCAATTGGAGTAA
- the mukF gene encoding chromosome partition protein MukF, with protein MSEFSQTVPELVAWARKNDFSLSLPIDRLAFVLAIATLNSERMDGEMSEGELVDAFRYVSEGFEQTQETVTVRANNAINDLVRQRLLNRFTSELAEGNAIYRLTPLGIGISDYYIRQREFSTLRLSVQLSIVAQELKRAADAAEEDGDEFHWHRHVFAPLKYSVAEIFDSIDMTQRIMDEQQQGVKQDIAALLNQDWRAAISNCELLLSETSGTLRELQDTLEAAGDKLQANLLRIQDATLNHDELQFVDKLVLDLQNKLDRIISWGQQAIDLWIGYDRHVHRFIRTAIDMDKNRVFAQRLRQSVQNYFDAPWALTYADADRLMDMRDEELALRNDEVTGELPPDMEYEEFNEIREQIAAMVDEALGVYKQQLLPLDLGAVMRDYLARYPRSRHFDVARIVVDQAVRLGVARSDFTGLPAHWQVINDFGAKVQAHVIDEY; from the coding sequence ATGAGTGAATTTTCCCAGACTGTACCGGAACTGGTCGCCTGGGCCCGGAAGAATGATTTCTCACTATCGCTGCCTATTGACCGGCTGGCCTTTGTGCTGGCCATCGCCACGCTCAATAGCGAGCGCATGGATGGTGAAATGAGCGAAGGGGAATTGGTGGATGCGTTCCGTTACGTCAGCGAAGGGTTTGAACAGACTCAGGAAACCGTAACCGTACGCGCCAACAACGCCATCAATGATCTGGTGCGTCAGCGTCTGCTAAACCGTTTTACCAGCGAGCTGGCGGAAGGGAACGCCATTTACCGCCTGACGCCGCTCGGTATCGGCATTAGCGATTATTACATTCGCCAGCGCGAATTCTCCACACTTAGGCTGTCGGTCCAACTGTCCATTGTTGCGCAAGAATTAAAACGGGCGGCGGACGCGGCGGAAGAAGACGGCGACGAATTTCACTGGCACCGGCATGTGTTTGCGCCGCTGAAATATTCGGTGGCGGAAATTTTCGACAGTATCGATATGACTCAGCGCATCATGGATGAACAGCAGCAGGGGGTGAAACAGGATATTGCCGCGCTGCTTAATCAAGACTGGCGCGCCGCCATCTCCAACTGCGAATTATTGTTATCGGAAACCTCCGGCACGCTGCGCGAGCTGCAAGACACGCTGGAAGCGGCGGGGGACAAGCTTCAGGCCAACCTGCTGCGCATCCAGGATGCGACCCTGAACCATGACGAACTGCAATTCGTCGATAAACTGGTGCTGGATCTGCAAAATAAGCTGGATCGGATTATTAGTTGGGGCCAACAGGCGATCGATCTGTGGATTGGCTATGACCGGCACGTACACCGCTTTATCCGCACCGCCATCGACATGGATAAGAACCGCGTCTTCGCCCAGCGCCTGCGCCAGTCGGTGCAGAACTATTTTGACGCCCCCTGGGCGCTGACCTACGCCGATGCCGATCGGCTGATGGACATGCGCGATGAAGAGCTGGCGCTGCGCAATGACGAGGTGACCGGTGAGTTGCCGCCGGATATGGAGTACGAAGAGTTCAACGAGATCCGCGAGCAGATTGCGGCGATGGTGGACGAAGCGCTAGGGGTGTACAAGCAGCAGCTGCTGCCGCTCGACCTTGGCGCCGTCATGCGCGATTACCTGGCGCGTTATCCGCGCTCACGCCATTTCGACGTGGCGCGCATCGTGGTCGACCAGGCGGTGCGCCTGGGCGTGGCCAGGTCAGATTTTACAGGGTTACCCGCCCACTGGCAGGTAATCAACGATTTTGGCGCTAAGGTACAGGCCCATGTCATCGATGAGTATTGA
- the mukE gene encoding chromosome partition protein MukE, whose translation MSSMSIEESLPVKLAKALSNPLFPALDSQLRSGRHIGIEELDNHAFLMDFQEELEGFYRRYNVELLRAPEGFFYLRPRSTTLIPRSVLSALDMMVGKILCYLYLSPERLAHEGIFSQQELYDELLSLADENKLLKLVNQRSTGSDLDRQKLQEKVRASLHRLRRLGMVWFMGNDASKFRITESVFRFGADVRAGDDPREAQLRMIRDGEAMPLENALSLGDDQDENDENEALADESADGPEDEQA comes from the coding sequence ATGTCATCGATGAGTATTGAAGAAAGTCTGCCGGTAAAACTGGCGAAAGCGCTGTCCAACCCGTTATTTCCGGCCCTGGACAGCCAGCTGCGCTCCGGCCGCCATATCGGCATTGAAGAGTTGGATAATCATGCCTTTCTGATGGATTTCCAGGAGGAACTGGAGGGCTTCTACCGCCGCTACAATGTGGAGCTGCTGCGCGCGCCGGAAGGGTTCTTTTATCTGCGCCCGCGTTCTACCACTTTGATACCGCGCTCGGTGTTATCGGCGCTGGATATGATGGTCGGCAAAATCCTCTGCTATTTGTATCTGAGCCCTGAAAGACTGGCCCATGAAGGCATCTTCAGCCAGCAGGAACTGTACGATGAACTGCTGAGCCTGGCCGATGAGAACAAACTGCTGAAGCTGGTGAACCAGCGTTCCACCGGTTCGGATCTGGACAGGCAAAAGTTGCAGGAGAAAGTGCGCGCCTCCCTTCACCGCCTGCGCCGGTTGGGTATGGTCTGGTTTATGGGCAATGACGCCAGCAAATTCCGTATTACGGAATCGGTTTTCCGCTTCGGCGCCGATGTGCGCGCCGGCGATGATCCGCGCGAAGCGCAACTGCGGATGATTCGCGACGGTGAGGCGATGCCGCTGGAGAACGCTCTGTCGCTCGGCGATGACCAAGATGAAAACGATGAAAATGAGGCGCTTGCCGACGAAAGCGCGGATGGCCCCGAGGATGAACAGGCATGA
- the mukB gene encoding chromosome partition protein MukB produces MIERGKFRSLTLVNWNGFFARTFDLDALVTTLSGGNGAGKSTTMAAFITALIPDLTLLHFRNTTEAGATSGSRDKGLHGKLRAGVCYSALEVVNSRHQRVLVGVRLQQIAGRDRKVDIKPFMIQGLPVKITPTEILTMTVGDRQARVLPLQELKERVEAIEGVLFKQFNSITDYHSLMFDLGVVPRRLRSSADRSKYYRLIEASLYGGISSAITRSLRDYLLPENSGVRKAFQDMEAALRENRLTLEAIRVTQSDRDLFKHLISEATAYVAADYMRHANERRLHLDDALTLRRDLYASRKQLGSEQYRHVDMARELSEISGGESDLETDYQAASDHLNLVQTAMRQQEKIGRYQEDLEELTFRLEEQNEVVAESAEQQQENEARLEAAELEVDELKSQLADYQQALDVQQTRAIQYQQALQALDRARELCQLPALAWEDAAPALDMFKEREQEATEHLLSLEQKMNMAEAASSRFEQAYGLVVKIAGQVSRSDAWQTARELLRDAAAQSHQAERLHALRSQLNELEQRLREQQDAERLLQEFCQRMGQDYPAEALDAVQQELEARVETLSRTVSEAGERRLTLRQTLEQTTARIEELTARAPAWLAAQDALTALSEQSGEALTSSRQVTDTMQLLLERERETTVERDEVAGRKRRIEAQIERLSQPGGTEDSRLTALAERFGGVLLSEIYDDVTLDDAPYFSALYGPSRHAIVVPDLSRVREQLDGLEDCPDDLYLIEGDPQSFDDNVFGVEELQGAVLVKVADRQWRYSRFPAVPLFGRAARESRLENLTAERDVLAERYATLSFDVQKIQRQHQAFSRFIGAHLAVAFEADPEADMRALNARRGELERELSDHHGSNQQSRQQYDQAREGLQLLNRLIPRLGVLLDDRLQDRLETVQADWQDAQEAARYLSQHQKALDQLEPLAAVLQSDPEQHEQLRADYEQAQQTQRQARQQAFALTEVVQRRAHFSYSDSAGMLSENSDLNDKLRQRLERAEAERSQARDALRAHQAQLTQFSQVQASLKSSYEAKQDMLKELMQELHDIGVQADANAEARARERRDQLHMALSQNRGRRNQLEKQLTFCEAEMDALQKKLRKLERDYYQTREQVVSAKAGWCAVLRLVKENGVERRLHRRELAYMEAEDLRSMSDKALGALRLAVADNEHLRDVLRLSEDPKRPERKIQFFIAVYQHLRERIRQDIIRTDDPVEAIEQMEIELNRLTEELTAREQKLAISAKSVANIIRKTIQREQNRIRLLNQGLQAVSFGQVKSVRLNVSVREAHATLLDVLSEQQEQHQDLFSSQRLTFSEALAKLYQRLNPQIDMGQRTPQTVGEELLDYRNYLEMEVEVNRGADGWLRAESGALSTGEAIGTGMSILVMVVQSWEEESSRLRGKDISPCRLLFLDEAARLDAKSIATLFELCDRLQMQLIIAAPENISPEKGTTYKLVRKVFNNQEHVHVVGLRGFGAEQAAPPSTALTETDSQAG; encoded by the coding sequence ATGATTGAACGCGGCAAATTCCGCTCACTGACGCTGGTCAACTGGAACGGCTTTTTCGCCCGGACTTTTGATCTAGATGCATTGGTCACCACCCTGTCCGGCGGTAACGGCGCGGGTAAATCTACCACCATGGCGGCGTTTATTACCGCCTTGATCCCGGATTTAACCTTGCTGCATTTTCGTAATACCACCGAAGCCGGCGCTACCAGCGGCTCGCGCGATAAGGGGCTGCACGGCAAGCTGCGCGCCGGGGTGTGCTACTCGGCGCTAGAGGTCGTCAACTCCCGCCACCAGCGCGTGCTGGTCGGCGTACGCCTGCAGCAGATAGCCGGCCGCGATCGCAAAGTGGACATCAAGCCGTTCATGATCCAGGGGCTGCCGGTGAAAATAACCCCCACCGAGATCCTGACGATGACGGTGGGCGATCGCCAGGCGCGCGTGCTGCCGCTGCAAGAGCTTAAAGAGCGGGTTGAAGCTATTGAAGGCGTGCTGTTCAAGCAGTTCAACTCCATTACCGACTATCACTCGCTGATGTTCGATCTTGGCGTAGTCCCGCGCCGGCTGCGCTCCAGCGCCGATCGCAGCAAATACTACCGCTTGATCGAGGCGTCGCTGTACGGCGGTATTTCCAGCGCGATCACCCGGTCGCTGCGCGATTATTTGCTGCCGGAAAACAGCGGCGTGCGTAAGGCGTTTCAGGACATGGAGGCGGCGCTGCGCGAAAACCGCCTGACGCTTGAGGCCATTCGCGTCACGCAATCGGATAGAGACTTGTTCAAACATCTGATATCCGAAGCCACCGCGTACGTGGCGGCGGATTATATGCGCCACGCCAACGAACGGCGCCTGCATCTGGACGATGCCCTGACGCTGCGCCGCGACCTGTACGCCAGCCGTAAGCAGCTGGGCTCCGAGCAGTATCGCCACGTCGATATGGCCCGGGAGCTGTCGGAAATCAGCGGCGGCGAATCAGATTTGGAAACCGATTACCAGGCCGCCAGCGATCACCTGAATTTGGTGCAGACCGCGATGCGCCAGCAGGAAAAAATCGGCCGTTACCAGGAGGATTTGGAGGAGCTGACCTTCCGCCTGGAAGAACAGAATGAAGTGGTGGCCGAATCCGCCGAGCAGCAGCAGGAGAACGAAGCGCGGCTGGAGGCGGCCGAGCTTGAGGTGGATGAACTGAAAAGCCAGCTGGCGGATTATCAGCAGGCGCTGGACGTGCAGCAAACGCGCGCCATCCAGTATCAGCAGGCGCTACAGGCGCTGGACCGCGCCCGAGAGCTGTGCCAGCTTCCGGCGTTGGCCTGGGAAGACGCCGCGCCGGCGCTGGACATGTTCAAGGAGCGCGAACAGGAAGCGACCGAGCACCTGCTGAGTCTTGAGCAAAAAATGAACATGGCCGAGGCGGCCAGCAGCCGTTTTGAACAGGCCTATGGCTTGGTGGTGAAAATCGCCGGGCAGGTTAGCCGCAGCGACGCCTGGCAGACGGCCCGGGAGCTCCTCCGTGACGCCGCCGCGCAAAGCCACCAGGCGGAGCGGCTGCACGCGCTGCGCAGTCAGCTTAACGAGCTGGAGCAGCGGCTGCGCGAACAGCAGGACGCTGAACGGTTGCTGCAGGAATTTTGCCAGCGTATGGGCCAGGATTATCCCGCCGAGGCCCTCGACGCGGTGCAGCAGGAACTGGAGGCACGGGTCGAAACGCTGTCGAGGACGGTGTCCGAGGCCGGCGAGCGCCGCCTGACGCTGCGCCAGACGCTGGAGCAGACCACCGCCCGCATCGAAGAACTTACCGCGCGCGCGCCGGCCTGGCTGGCGGCGCAGGATGCCCTGACGGCGCTCAGTGAGCAAAGTGGCGAAGCGCTGACCAGCAGCCGCCAGGTGACGGATACCATGCAGCTCCTGCTGGAACGCGAGCGGGAAACCACCGTGGAACGCGACGAGGTCGCGGGACGCAAGCGGCGTATCGAGGCGCAGATCGAACGTCTCAGCCAGCCGGGCGGCACCGAGGATAGCCGCCTGACCGCGCTGGCCGAACGTTTCGGCGGCGTGCTGCTCTCGGAGATTTATGATGACGTGACGCTTGACGACGCGCCGTATTTTTCGGCGCTCTATGGCCCCTCCCGCCACGCGATTGTGGTACCGGATCTGTCGCGGGTGCGCGAACAGCTGGACGGTCTGGAGGATTGCCCGGACGACCTCTATTTAATTGAAGGGGATCCGCAGTCGTTCGATGATAATGTGTTCGGCGTGGAAGAGCTCCAGGGGGCGGTACTGGTCAAAGTGGCGGACCGTCAGTGGCGCTACTCGCGCTTTCCCGCGGTGCCGCTCTTCGGCCGCGCCGCGCGCGAAAGCCGGTTGGAAAATCTCACCGCCGAGCGCGATGTACTGGCGGAACGTTACGCCACGCTCTCGTTCGACGTGCAAAAAATTCAGCGTCAGCATCAGGCGTTCAGCCGCTTTATCGGCGCTCACCTGGCGGTGGCGTTCGAGGCGGATCCTGAAGCGGACATGCGCGCGCTCAACGCCCGGCGCGGCGAGTTGGAGCGTGAGCTTAGCGACCACCACGGGTCGAATCAGCAAAGCCGGCAGCAATACGATCAGGCGCGTGAGGGGCTGCAACTGCTCAACCGGCTTATCCCCCGGCTCGGTGTCCTGCTGGACGATCGGTTGCAGGACCGGCTGGAGACGGTACAGGCCGACTGGCAGGACGCGCAGGAGGCGGCGCGTTACTTGAGTCAGCACCAAAAAGCGCTGGATCAACTTGAGCCGCTGGCGGCGGTGCTGCAAAGCGACCCCGAGCAGCACGAACAATTACGTGCCGACTATGAACAGGCGCAGCAGACCCAGCGCCAGGCGCGGCAGCAGGCGTTTGCCCTAACAGAAGTCGTCCAGCGCCGCGCCCACTTTAGCTATTCCGATTCCGCCGGCATGCTGAGCGAGAATAGCGATCTGAACGATAAGCTGCGCCAGCGTCTGGAGCGCGCGGAGGCCGAGCGCAGCCAGGCGCGTGACGCGCTGCGCGCCCACCAGGCTCAGCTTACGCAGTTCAGCCAGGTACAAGCGTCGCTAAAAAGCTCTTACGAAGCCAAGCAGGATATGCTCAAGGAACTGATGCAGGAGCTCCACGACATCGGGGTGCAGGCCGACGCCAATGCGGAAGCGCGCGCCCGCGAACGCCGGGATCAGCTGCATATGGCCCTGAGTCAGAACCGCGGTCGCCGCAACCAGCTGGAAAAACAGCTGACGTTCTGCGAAGCGGAAATGGACGCTTTACAAAAAAAATTGCGCAAGCTGGAACGGGATTATTATCAAACCCGCGAACAGGTGGTCAGCGCCAAGGCCGGCTGGTGCGCGGTGCTGCGCCTGGTGAAGGAAAACGGCGTGGAGCGCCGCCTGCACCGTCGCGAGCTGGCCTATATGGAAGCCGAGGATCTGCGCTCCATGTCGGATAAAGCGCTGGGCGCGCTGCGCCTCGCGGTGGCGGATAACGAACATCTGCGTGATGTGCTGCGGCTGTCGGAAGACCCCAAGCGGCCGGAGCGCAAGATCCAGTTCTTTATTGCGGTTTACCAGCATCTGCGCGAGCGTATTCGTCAAGATATTATCCGCACCGACGACCCGGTGGAAGCCATTGAGCAGATGGAAATCGAGCTCAATCGCCTAACGGAAGAGTTGACCGCCCGCGAGCAGAAACTGGCCATCAGCGCCAAAAGCGTGGCCAACATTATCCGTAAAACTATCCAGCGCGAGCAGAATCGTATTCGCCTGCTCAACCAGGGGTTGCAGGCGGTCAGTTTCGGTCAGGTGAAGAGCGTGCGCCTGAACGTCAGCGTGCGCGAGGCCCATGCAACGCTGCTAGATGTGTTAAGCGAGCAGCAAGAGCAGCATCAGGACCTGTTCAGCAGTCAACGCCTGACGTTTTCCGAAGCGTTGGCCAAGCTGTATCAGCGGCTGAACCCGCAGATCGATATGGGGCAGCGCACGCCGCAAACCGTCGGTGAGGAACTGCTGGATTACCGCAACTATCTGGAAATGGAAGTGGAGGTCAACCGCGGCGCCGACGGCTGGCTGCGCGCGGAGAGTGGGGCGTTGTCCACCGGCGAAGCCATCGGTACCGGTATGTCGATTCTGGTGATGGTGGTGCAGAGCTGGGAAGAGGAGTCCAGCCGGCTGCGCGGCAAAGATATCTCCCCGTGCCGACTGTTGTTCCTGGATGAAGCCGCGCGGCTGGATGCCAAATCCATCGCCACGCTGTTCGAGCTGTGCGATCGTTTGCAGATGCAGCTTATTATCGCCGCGCCGGAAAATATCAGTCCGGAGAAAGGGACTACCTATAAACTGGTGCGTAAGGTATTCAACAATCAAGAGCATGTACACGTGGTGGGATTGCGCGGCTTTGGCGCCGAGCAGGCCGCGCCGCCGTCGACTGCCTTGACCGAGACCGACAGTCAGGCCGGCTGA